In one Lysobacter alkalisoli genomic region, the following are encoded:
- the aceB gene encoding malate synthase A, with protein sequence MSAVMAERQGTPVHAQPPAGVEITARVDGQDDLLPPAALELLAGLHRRFELTRQTRLAVRRARQAFFDDGGLPDFRADTAAIRAGDWKVAPIPAALLDRRVEITGPVDPKMVINALNSGANCYMADFEDSTAPTWDNLLTGQRALREAVAGTLAFTSEQGKAYALKPFEQQAVLIVRPRGWHLDEKHLRVDGAPIAGSLFDAALFAFHNAGVLAAKDRGPYLYLPKLQCMEEAQLWDDALGHIEQALDLPAGQIKVTVLVETLPAVFEMDEILHALRGRIVGLNCGRWDYMFSYIKTFRAHRDKVLPERGQVTMTQPFLRAYSELLIQTCHRRGAHAMGGMAAQIPISGDAEANEIALGKVRADKLREVTAGHDGTWVAHPALIPLAREVFDERMPGPNQHDVLREEVTVTRDDLIKPSLGTITRAGFEGNVEVCVRYLAAWLDGNGCVPIHNLMEDAATAEIARAQLWSWLHHARQPVGQVPPGENLYLDDGTPVDFALLERALIGLPARLGDRSRLPGGSRINEAIGVLDRLTHADELEEFLTLPAYARLD encoded by the coding sequence ATGTCGGCAGTGATGGCAGAACGGCAGGGCACCCCGGTCCATGCCCAGCCCCCGGCGGGGGTGGAGATCACCGCCCGGGTGGACGGGCAGGACGACCTGCTCCCCCCGGCCGCGCTCGAGCTGCTGGCCGGGCTGCACCGGCGCTTCGAGCTCACCCGGCAGACCCGGTTGGCGGTCCGCCGCGCCCGTCAGGCCTTTTTCGACGACGGCGGCCTGCCCGACTTCCGTGCCGACACCGCCGCGATCCGCGCCGGCGACTGGAAGGTCGCGCCGATCCCGGCCGCGCTGCTCGATCGCCGGGTCGAGATCACCGGCCCGGTCGACCCGAAGATGGTCATCAACGCGCTCAATTCCGGCGCCAACTGCTACATGGCCGACTTCGAGGACAGCACCGCGCCGACCTGGGACAACCTGTTGACCGGCCAGCGTGCATTGCGCGAGGCGGTCGCCGGCACCCTGGCCTTCACCAGCGAGCAGGGCAAGGCCTACGCGCTCAAGCCGTTCGAGCAGCAGGCCGTGCTGATCGTGCGCCCGCGCGGCTGGCACCTGGACGAGAAGCACCTGCGCGTCGACGGCGCGCCGATCGCCGGCAGCCTGTTCGATGCCGCGCTGTTCGCCTTCCACAATGCGGGCGTGCTCGCCGCCAAGGATCGCGGGCCCTACCTCTACCTGCCCAAGCTGCAGTGCATGGAAGAGGCGCAGCTGTGGGACGACGCGCTGGGCCACATCGAGCAGGCGCTGGACCTGCCGGCCGGACAGATCAAGGTCACCGTGCTGGTCGAAACCCTGCCAGCGGTGTTCGAGATGGACGAGATCCTGCACGCGCTGCGCGGCCGCATCGTCGGCCTCAACTGCGGGCGCTGGGACTACATGTTCTCCTACATCAAGACCTTCCGCGCCCATCGCGACAAGGTGTTGCCCGAGCGCGGCCAGGTGACGATGACCCAGCCGTTCCTGCGCGCCTACTCCGAGCTGCTGATCCAGACCTGCCACCGCCGCGGCGCCCACGCGATGGGCGGCATGGCCGCGCAGATCCCGATCAGTGGCGATGCCGAAGCCAATGAAATCGCGCTGGGCAAGGTTCGCGCCGACAAACTGCGCGAGGTCACTGCCGGCCACGACGGCACCTGGGTCGCGCATCCGGCGTTGATCCCGCTGGCGCGCGAGGTGTTCGACGAGCGCATGCCCGGCCCGAACCAGCACGACGTGCTGCGCGAGGAAGTCACCGTCACCCGCGATGACCTCATCAAGCCATCGCTGGGCACGATCACCCGCGCCGGCTTCGAGGGCAACGTCGAGGTCTGCGTCCGCTACCTCGCCGCCTGGCTCGATGGCAACGGCTGCGTGCCGATCCACAACCTGATGGAGGACGCCGCCACCGCCGAGATCGCCCGCGCGCAGCTGTGGTCGTGGCTGCATCACGCTCGCCAGCCGGTCGGCCAAGTGCCTCCCGGGGAAAACCTGTACCTGGACGACGGCACCCCGGTCGACTTCGCCCTGCTCGAGCGCGCCCTGATCGGCCTGCCCGCGCGCCTGGGCGACCGCAGTCGCCTGCCCGGCGGCAGTCGCATCAACGAGGCGATCGGCGTGCTCGACCGCCTCACCCACGCCGACGAACTCGAGGAATTCCTGACCCTGCCCGCATACGCGCGGCTGGATTGA
- a CDS encoding LysR family transcriptional regulator — protein MARSASSTPRFAYKGDRLKPLRAFCQTARLGSVSRAAEALYLSQPAVTLQLQALERDMSVKLLERSGRRLVMTPEGEALYELARPLVEGLDGIEGAFRERMRGMDAGELHVAAGTSTILYLLPAIVQQFKQAHPDVRLSLHNVTGAGGLDLLRSDEVDLAVGSMLDVPADLDYAPVYSFEPMLIMPPDHPLADKPELELADLSPYGLILPPQRLTTYRMVDLVFQRARVPYTVALEVGGWEVIKQYVAMGLGISIVTAICLTETDHGRLATRSLAEYFPDRSYGVVVRKGKYLSPQARAFTELIKPDLFTRGGYDDTGPSER, from the coding sequence ATGGCCCGTTCAGCCTCCTCCACGCCCCGGTTTGCGTACAAGGGTGACCGCCTCAAACCGTTGCGCGCGTTCTGCCAGACCGCCCGGCTGGGCTCGGTCTCACGGGCAGCTGAGGCGCTGTACCTGAGCCAACCGGCGGTGACCCTGCAACTGCAGGCACTTGAACGCGACATGAGCGTCAAGCTGCTCGAGCGCAGCGGCAGGCGGCTGGTGATGACCCCCGAAGGCGAGGCGCTGTACGAGCTGGCGCGGCCGCTGGTTGAGGGGCTGGACGGGATCGAGGGCGCGTTCCGCGAGCGCATGCGCGGGATGGATGCGGGCGAGCTGCACGTCGCCGCCGGAACGTCGACCATCCTCTACCTGCTGCCGGCGATCGTGCAGCAGTTCAAGCAGGCCCATCCGGACGTGCGGCTGTCGCTGCACAACGTCACCGGCGCCGGCGGCCTGGACCTGCTGCGCTCGGACGAGGTGGACCTGGCGGTAGGCTCGATGCTCGACGTGCCGGCCGACCTCGACTACGCACCGGTGTACAGCTTCGAGCCGATGCTGATCATGCCGCCCGACCACCCGCTGGCGGACAAACCCGAACTCGAGCTGGCCGACCTGTCGCCCTATGGCCTGATCCTGCCGCCGCAGCGGCTGACCACCTACCGCATGGTCGACCTGGTGTTCCAGCGCGCGCGGGTGCCCTACACGGTGGCGCTGGAGGTCGGCGGCTGGGAGGTGATCAAGCAGTACGTGGCGATGGGTCTGGGCATCAGCATCGTCACCGCGATCTGCCTGACCGAGACCGACCACGGACGGCTGGCGACACGCTCGCTGGCCGAATATTTCCCCGACCGCAGCTACGGCGTGGTGGTACGCAAGGGCAAGTACCTGAGCCCGCAGGCGCGCGCCTTCACCGAGCTGATCAAGCCCGACCTGTTCACTCGCGGCGGTTACGACGATACCGGCCCATCAGAGCGCTGA
- a CDS encoding 3-oxoacyl-ACP synthase III: protein MLFQHVAIAGLAHIDAPRRLTSDEIHARLKPTLDRLGIKYNVLEEVAGVRERRLWDGEVKASDAATLAGVKALADAGIDADRIGLLVNTSVSRDYLEPSTASIVSGNLRLPDTCQNFDVANACLAFLNGMDIASRMIERGEIDYALVVNGETADLAYEKTLERLSRDDVTEEQFKDEMATLTLGSGAAAMVLARTELAPGAPRYRGSVTRSATEWNQLCRGDLVHDRMIADGRMLMIEGLKLAQNTFGAARAALGWVVEELDEFVIHQVSKAHTKAFLKAFRIDPKKVLTIFGEHGNIGPASVPIVLSKLREGGRLKKGTRIALLGIGSGLNCSMAEVVW from the coding sequence ATGCTGTTCCAACACGTCGCGATCGCCGGCCTGGCCCATATCGATGCTCCGCGCCGGCTGACCTCGGACGAGATCCATGCCCGGCTCAAGCCGACCCTCGATCGTCTCGGCATCAAGTACAACGTCCTTGAGGAAGTCGCCGGCGTGCGCGAGCGCCGGCTGTGGGACGGCGAGGTCAAGGCTTCCGACGCCGCCACCCTGGCCGGGGTCAAGGCGCTGGCCGACGCCGGCATCGACGCCGACCGCATCGGCCTGCTGGTCAACACTTCGGTCAGCCGCGACTACCTGGAGCCGTCGACCGCGTCGATCGTCTCCGGCAACCTGCGCCTGCCCGACACCTGCCAGAACTTCGACGTCGCCAACGCCTGCCTGGCGTTCCTCAACGGCATGGACATCGCCAGCCGCATGATCGAGCGTGGCGAGATCGACTATGCCCTGGTCGTCAACGGCGAAACCGCCGATCTGGCCTACGAGAAGACCCTCGAGCGACTGAGCCGCGACGACGTCACCGAGGAGCAGTTCAAGGACGAGATGGCCACGCTGACCCTCGGCAGCGGTGCCGCCGCGATGGTCCTGGCCCGCACCGAGCTGGCTCCGGGCGCGCCGCGCTACCGCGGCAGCGTGACCCGCTCGGCGACCGAGTGGAACCAGCTGTGCCGCGGCGACCTGGTCCACGACCGCATGATCGCCGACGGCCGCATGCTGATGATCGAAGGCCTCAAGCTGGCCCAGAACACCTTCGGTGCCGCCCGCGCCGCGCTCGGCTGGGTGGTCGAGGAGCTCGACGAGTTCGTCATCCACCAGGTCAGCAAGGCTCACACCAAGGCCTTCCTCAAGGCGTTCCGCATCGATCCGAAGAAAGTGCTTACGATCTTCGGCGAGCATGGGAACATCGGCCCGGCCTCGGTGCCGATCGTGCTCAGCAAGCTGCGCGAGGGTGGGCGCCTGAAGAAGGGCACCCGCATCGCCCTGCTCGGCATCGGCTCCGGTCTGAACTGCTCGATGGCCGAGGTGGTCTGGTAA
- a CDS encoding DUF4156 domain-containing protein, with protein sequence MSLRPFAPAVVAAFLAVALPACTWVHMAPGASAVRVISAGPAPAGCQKLGEISVSVKHSVAFYERNELRVREELETLARNEGPDLGADTIQPLGEPVDGGQRFAGYRCGNR encoded by the coding sequence ATGTCCCTGCGTCCTTTTGCCCCTGCAGTCGTCGCGGCCTTCCTCGCCGTTGCCCTCCCGGCCTGTACCTGGGTCCACATGGCCCCGGGCGCCAGTGCGGTGCGGGTGATCAGTGCCGGACCGGCGCCTGCCGGCTGCCAGAAGCTTGGCGAGATCAGCGTTTCGGTCAAGCACAGCGTCGCCTTCTACGAGCGCAACGAACTGCGCGTGCGCGAGGAGCTGGAAACCCTGGCCCGCAACGAGGGGCCGGACCTGGGTGCCGATACCATCCAGCCGCTGGGTGAGCCGGTCGACGGCGGGCAGCGCTTCGCCGGATACCGTTGCGGCAACCGCTGA
- a CDS encoding M16 family metallopeptidase, whose protein sequence is MSNLNTTGLRGGRALLNRGLLAVALAAAMGSLAYTAPLSVHAQQPAAGEQVRVGVDIPYESFTLPNGLRVIVHTDRKAPIVAVNIWYHVGSKNEPAGRSGFAHLFEHLMFNGSENYPGEYFEPFELVGATDMNGTTNSDRTNYFQNVPTTALDLALWMESDRMGHFLGAVDQKTLDEQRGVVQNEKRQGENQPYGQVWEKIGRAMYPKGHPYHHSVIGSMADLNAATLDDVRQWFRAWYGPNNAVLVLAGDIDVATAKEKAARYFGHIPAGPTMAQPAVDVARRPADTREVMADRVPQARIYRVWNVSQTNTRDLDQLKVLAQVLGGSASSRLDRRLVHVDKLVDSVSAAAYGSQLSSNFLVVANVKEGVDPAKVEAIIDEELDRLLAEGPTPGELEQARTVHRAGFIRGIERIGGFGGKADALAACAVYTGDPGCFRESLANVEATTAADVQAVGRTWLDVGSHTLIVEPGERTPLVEEPAETPAPFRLLAADPKYSTTESTVDRSTGVPMPDEFPTLKFPELQRATLKNGTRVILAQRHDIPVVQFSYEFEGGYKADHGVTLGTSSFAMNMIDEGAGRYGALEFRERAEALGANLGSGASLDGGNAWLSALKENIDPSLELFATMLREPRFEQAEIDRVKAQWIAGIKQEKARPNSAALRVLPPLLYGADHPYAMPFSGSGTEESIAALTRDDLVAYHRAWVRPENATLIVVGDTTLKEIVPALNRHLGKWKGEGKAPAPLTVPDVARPDAPRVYLVDQPGAVQANIFAGQLMAPTGSPGEVPLEVANDVIGGSFTARLNMNLREDKHWSYGAYTVLTNALGQRPWLAIAPVQIDKTGESVAEIQREISEYVSGKTPPTAEEVAKIQANESRRLPGAYETARAVMGTIGGLVRYNRPDDHVIRRNDEIQSLTPAQIAEAATAIDPSRLVWVVVGDLGQIEAPLRELDLGRMQVLDADGKPVE, encoded by the coding sequence ATGTCCAACCTCAACACGACCGGCCTGCGCGGCGGGCGTGCGCTGCTCAACCGTGGCCTGCTCGCGGTCGCGCTGGCGGCTGCGATGGGCAGCCTGGCCTATACCGCGCCGCTGTCCGTGCATGCACAACAGCCTGCCGCCGGAGAGCAGGTCCGCGTCGGCGTCGACATCCCGTACGAGAGCTTCACCCTACCCAACGGCCTGCGGGTGATCGTGCACACCGACCGCAAGGCACCGATCGTCGCGGTCAACATCTGGTACCACGTCGGCAGCAAGAACGAGCCGGCCGGCCGCAGCGGCTTCGCCCACCTGTTCGAACACCTGATGTTCAACGGCTCGGAGAATTACCCGGGCGAGTATTTCGAACCGTTCGAGCTGGTGGGCGCCACCGACATGAACGGCACCACCAATTCCGACCGCACCAACTACTTCCAGAACGTGCCGACCACCGCGCTCGACCTGGCGCTGTGGATGGAGTCCGACCGCATGGGCCACTTCCTCGGCGCGGTCGACCAGAAGACCCTCGACGAGCAGCGCGGGGTGGTCCAGAACGAGAAGCGCCAGGGCGAGAACCAGCCGTACGGCCAGGTCTGGGAAAAGATCGGCCGGGCGATGTATCCGAAGGGCCACCCCTACCACCACAGCGTGATCGGTTCGATGGCCGACCTCAACGCGGCCACGCTGGACGACGTCAGGCAGTGGTTCCGTGCCTGGTACGGCCCCAACAACGCGGTGCTGGTACTGGCCGGCGACATCGACGTCGCCACCGCGAAAGAGAAGGCGGCCAGGTACTTCGGCCACATTCCGGCCGGGCCGACCATGGCCCAGCCGGCGGTCGATGTGGCCCGGCGCCCGGCCGACACCCGCGAGGTGATGGCCGACCGGGTGCCGCAGGCGCGCATCTACCGGGTCTGGAACGTATCGCAGACCAACACCCGCGACCTCGACCAGCTCAAGGTGCTGGCGCAGGTTCTCGGCGGCAGCGCGTCCTCGCGCCTGGACCGCCGCCTGGTGCATGTCGACAAGCTGGTCGACAGCGTCAGCGCCGCCGCCTACGGCTCGCAGTTGAGCTCGAACTTCCTGGTCGTCGCCAACGTCAAGGAAGGCGTCGATCCGGCGAAGGTCGAGGCCATCATCGACGAGGAGCTCGACCGCCTGCTGGCCGAAGGCCCGACTCCCGGTGAACTGGAACAGGCCAGGACCGTCCATCGCGCCGGATTCATCCGCGGCATCGAACGGATTGGCGGTTTCGGCGGCAAGGCCGACGCGCTGGCCGCGTGCGCGGTCTATACCGGTGACCCGGGCTGCTTCCGCGAGAGCCTGGCGAATGTCGAGGCGACCACCGCGGCCGATGTGCAGGCGGTCGGTCGCACGTGGCTGGATGTCGGCTCGCACACCCTGATTGTCGAGCCGGGCGAGCGCACCCCGCTGGTCGAGGAACCGGCCGAAACCCCGGCGCCATTCCGGTTGCTGGCCGCCGATCCGAAATACAGCACCACCGAAAGCACGGTCGACCGCAGCACCGGCGTGCCGATGCCTGACGAATTCCCGACCCTGAAGTTCCCCGAGTTGCAGCGGGCGACGCTGAAGAACGGCACCCGGGTGATCCTGGCCCAGCGCCACGATATCCCGGTGGTGCAGTTCAGTTACGAATTCGAAGGCGGCTACAAGGCCGACCATGGCGTCACTCTCGGCACCTCGAGTTTCGCGATGAACATGATCGACGAGGGGGCCGGCCGGTACGGTGCGCTGGAGTTCCGCGAACGTGCCGAGGCGCTTGGCGCCAACCTCGGTTCCGGCGCCTCGCTCGATGGCGGCAATGCCTGGCTGTCGGCACTGAAGGAGAACATCGACCCGTCGCTGGAGCTGTTCGCGACCATGTTGCGTGAGCCACGCTTCGAGCAGGCCGAGATCGACCGGGTCAAGGCGCAGTGGATCGCCGGCATCAAGCAGGAGAAGGCGCGCCCGAACTCGGCCGCGCTGCGGGTGCTGCCGCCGCTGCTGTACGGCGCCGATCATCCGTACGCGATGCCGTTCAGCGGCTCGGGCACCGAGGAATCGATCGCGGCGTTGACCCGCGACGATCTGGTCGCCTACCACCGGGCCTGGGTGCGGCCGGAGAACGCGACCCTGATCGTGGTCGGCGACACCACGCTGAAGGAGATCGTGCCGGCGCTGAACCGGCACCTGGGCAAGTGGAAGGGCGAGGGCAAGGCCCCGGCTCCGCTGACGGTACCGGACGTGGCGCGGCCGGATGCGCCCCGGGTCTATCTGGTCGACCAGCCGGGCGCGGTGCAGGCCAACATCTTCGCCGGCCAGCTGATGGCGCCGACCGGCAGCCCCGGCGAGGTGCCGCTGGAAGTGGCCAATGACGTGATCGGCGGTTCCTTCACCGCGCGTCTGAACATGAACCTGCGCGAGGACAAACACTGGTCCTATGGCGCCTATACCGTGCTGACCAATGCGCTCGGCCAGCGCCCGTGGCTGGCCATCGCCCCGGTCCAGATCGACAAGACCGGCGAATCGGTGGCCGAGATCCAGCGCGAGATCAGCGAATACGTCAGCGGCAAGACCCCGCCGACCGCCGAGGAAGTCGCCAAGATCCAGGCCAACGAGAGCCGCCGCCTGCCCGGTGCCTACGAAACCGCCCGTGCGGTGATGGGCACCATCGGCGGGCTGGTCCGTTACAACCGGCCGGACGACCATGTGATCCGCCGCAACGACGAGATCCAGTCGCTGACCCCGGCGCAGATCGCCGAGGCGGCCACGGCCATCGATCCGTCACGGCTGGTCTGGGTGGTGGTCGGCGACCTTGGCCAGATCGAGGCTCCGCTGCGCGAACTGGATCTTGGCCGGATGCAGGTGCTCGACGCCGACGGCAAGCCGGTCGAGTGA
- a CDS encoding SDR family oxidoreductase, translating to MSHPRRSLVTGANRGLGLEFAQQLLERGDHVVATCRQPGRASALNGLVGEYPGRLHMLPLNIADPRSIAELARELPLVCDGLDLLVNNAGVLHSGERFGSVPPANLDDSFRTNASGPLLLTQALAPVLAEGARVVNLSSSWGSVSELEAFRTPSYAISKAAQNMVTALLAKALGERGIVVLAMNPGWVQTDMGGAHAELTPSESVAGMLKVIETAGADDSGRFLDWRGRPAPW from the coding sequence ATGTCCCACCCCCGCCGCAGCCTGGTCACCGGCGCGAACCGTGGCCTCGGACTGGAATTCGCCCAGCAGCTGCTCGAGCGCGGCGACCATGTCGTCGCCACCTGCCGCCAACCCGGCCGGGCATCGGCGTTGAACGGGCTGGTCGGCGAGTACCCGGGCCGCCTGCACATGCTGCCGCTCAACATCGCCGACCCCCGATCCATCGCCGAGCTGGCGCGCGAACTGCCGCTGGTCTGCGACGGTCTGGACCTGCTGGTCAACAACGCCGGCGTGCTGCACTCGGGCGAGCGCTTCGGCAGCGTGCCGCCGGCCAATCTCGACGACAGCTTCCGCACCAACGCCAGCGGCCCGCTGCTGTTGACCCAGGCGCTGGCCCCCGTGCTGGCGGAGGGCGCGCGGGTGGTGAACCTGTCCTCGTCGTGGGGCTCGGTGAGCGAGCTGGAGGCGTTTCGCACGCCCAGCTATGCGATCTCCAAGGCCGCCCAGAACATGGTCACCGCCCTGCTGGCCAAAGCGCTGGGCGAGCGCGGGATCGTGGTGCTGGCGATGAACCCGGGCTGGGTGCAGACCGACATGGGCGGCGCCCACGCCGAACTGACCCCATCCGAATCGGTCGCCGGCATGCTGAAGGTGATCGAGACCGCCGGAGCCGACGACAGCGGGCGCTTTCTCGACTGGCGTGGCCGGCCGGCGCCTTGGTGA
- a CDS encoding tRNA (cytidine(34)-2'-O)-methyltransferase: protein MFDVILFQPEIPPNTGNAIRLCANTGARLHLIAPLGFDMDDRQLRRAGLDYHEYATVQIHDGLDAALAVIAQANGTPPRLFALSTRGRTRFDAPRYRAGDAFLFGPETRGLPDAVLDALPPEQRLRLPMRPGNRSLNLSNSVAVVVFEAWRQQGFDGGA from the coding sequence ATGTTCGACGTCATTTTGTTCCAGCCCGAAATCCCGCCCAACACCGGCAACGCGATCAGGCTCTGCGCCAACACCGGCGCCCGCCTGCACCTGATCGCCCCGCTCGGTTTCGACATGGACGACCGCCAGCTGCGCCGGGCCGGACTGGACTACCACGAGTACGCCACCGTGCAGATCCACGACGGCCTCGACGCCGCGCTGGCCGTGATCGCGCAGGCCAACGGCACCCCGCCACGGCTGTTCGCCCTCAGCACCCGTGGCCGCACCCGCTTCGACGCCCCGCGCTACCGGGCCGGTGACGCCTTCCTGTTCGGCCCCGAGACCCGCGGCCTGCCCGACGCCGTGCTCGACGCACTGCCGCCGGAACAGCGCCTGCGCCTGCCCATGCGCCCCGGCAACCGCAGCCTGAACCTCTCCAACTCCGTCGCGGTGGTGGTGTTCGAGGCCTGGCGGCAGCAGGGCTTCGACGGCGGCGCCTGA
- a CDS encoding OmpO family porin, producing the protein MKRSNAISKLAALSLIAAIPFAASAAEGVSYNYVEAGYAAINGDRDADGWAIGGSAAIAPNFHIFGSYSNQEIDNTSIDFDQWRLGVGYNHEINRNVDLLTRVAYEKFDAGSGLDSDGWSVEAGVRGAFTPNFEGYALAGYEDYDDLAGQKIDGEFYGRLGALVKFNQTWGISGDVKFVDGDTQWFVGPRASF; encoded by the coding sequence ATGAAGCGTTCCAACGCCATTTCCAAGCTTGCCGCTCTGTCCCTGATCGCTGCCATCCCGTTCGCCGCGTCCGCGGCCGAGGGCGTGTCCTACAACTATGTTGAGGCCGGCTACGCCGCCATCAACGGCGACCGTGATGCCGACGGCTGGGCCATCGGCGGCTCCGCCGCGATCGCGCCGAACTTCCACATCTTCGGCAGCTACAGCAACCAGGAAATCGACAACACCAGCATCGATTTCGACCAGTGGCGCCTGGGCGTGGGCTACAACCACGAAATCAACCGCAATGTCGACCTGCTGACCCGTGTCGCCTACGAGAAGTTCGACGCCGGCAGCGGCTTGGATTCCGACGGCTGGAGCGTCGAGGCCGGCGTTCGCGGCGCGTTCACCCCGAACTTCGAGGGCTACGCGCTGGCCGGCTACGAGGACTACGACGATCTCGCTGGCCAGAAGATCGACGGCGAGTTCTACGGCCGCCTGGGCGCACTGGTGAAATTCAACCAGACCTGGGGCATCAGCGGCGACGTCAAGTTCGTCGACGGTGACACCCAGTGGTTCGTGGGCCCGCGCGCCAGCTTCTGA